Proteins from a single region of Pyrus communis chromosome 6, drPyrComm1.1, whole genome shotgun sequence:
- the LOC137738073 gene encoding high mobility group B protein 7-like, translated as MKSNPTKARKRVEATETRENSLSTVPPSLVRGKDGSAFARCEECNKDVPVALISMHSCSLDAKIKLNLKAQVVEKPPEVKKKLPADRKRSTTTTSQPKTSKRAKKDKDPNAPKRPLTAFFLFMDDFRKSYKEANPDSKGVKMVAKEGGEKWKSMTGEEKKPYVDKAAELKEEYKIALESDIAEARDGETPEGVLEKEASEKEGEEEITDVDE; from the exons ATGAAATCGAACCCAACCAAGGCAAGGAAGAGAGTGGAGGCCACTGAGACCCGGGAGAACTCCTTGTCAACCGTACCACCTTCTCTCGTTCGCGGCAAAGATGGCAGTGCCTTTGCCCGATG CGAGGAGTGCAACAAGGACGTGCCAGTGGCACTCATCAGCATGCACAGTTGTAGCCTCGATGCCAAAATCAAGCTCAACCTCA AGGCTCAAGTTGTGGAAAAGCCCCCTGAAGTGAAAAAGAAGCTTCCCGCTGACAG AAAGAGGTCCACAACCACCACATCACAACCAAAGACATCAAAGAGAGCCAAGAAGGACAAAGATCCAAATGCACCCAAGCGCCCTCTCACCGCCTTCTTCCTCTTCAT GGATGATTTCAGGAAATCCTACAAGGAAGCTAATCCTGATTCCAAAGGCGTTAAGATG GTTGCAAAGGAGGGTGGTGAGAAGTGGAAGTCTATGACTGGTGAG GAGAAGAAGCCCTACGTGGATAAAGCTGCTGAGCTTAAAGAAGAGTACAAAATAGCACTGGAGAGTGACATTGCAGAAGCTAGGGAT GGTGAAACACCGGAAGGGGTTTTGGAGAAAGAAGCTTCAGAGAAGGAAGGGGAGGAAGAAATAACTGATGTTGATGAGTAG
- the LOC137738312 gene encoding protein ASPARTIC PROTEASE IN GUARD CELL 2-like — MVAVRVKVAEARLLLLSVAALLLLISSCAAATTITNTTTTSPTYPEFQELNVKETITAIQSNNRAPRAAYNVTSSTTTGSKLNDDDDEDDIDHEEYERSTNGGSGVGKWKLKVVHRDKMSSQYSNRNGNEGSHTSHSHLFRARMKRDAKRFASLTRRLLNYSDSELESLDFGSGVVSGMEQGSGEYFVRIGVGSPPRSQYMVIDSGSDIVWVQCQPCTHCYHQSDPIFDPARSASYSGVSCASSLCGSLQNPGCHSGRCLYKASYGDGSYTQGTLALETLTLGRALVRNVAIGCGHMNRGMFVGAAGLLGLGGGAMSFVGQLAGLTGGAFTYCLVSRGGRSGTTSTNAVGGGGGGSLEFGRGAMPVGAAWVPLIRNPRAPSLYFVGLAGLGVGGMRVPISGDVFRQTEMGYGGVVMDTGTAVTRFPTLAYEAFRDTFLQQTASLPRLSSGVSIFDTCYDLNGFVSVRVPTVSFYFSGGPILTLPASNFLIPVDEKGTFCFAFAPSASGLSIIGNIQQEGIQISFDGANGFVGFGPNVC; from the coding sequence ATGGTAGCCGTACGCGTGAAGGTAGCAGAAGCACGATTACTACTGCTATCGGTGGCTGCTCTTCTCCTCCTAATTAGCAGCTGCGCCGCggccaccaccatcaccaataCTACAACTACTTCCCCTACGTACCCTGAGTTTCAAGAGCTGAACGTCAAGGAAACAATCACGGCAATTCAAAGTAATAACAGGGCACCTAGGGCTGCATACAACGTCACCAGCAGCACCACCACCGGCagcaaattaaatgatgatgatgatgaagatgatatAGATCATGAAGAATATGAAAGAAGCACTAATGGCGGATCAGGAGTCGGAAAATGGAAGTTGAAGGTGGTCCACAGGGATAAGATGTCGTCGCAATATTCAAACAGGAATGGGAATGAAGGCAGCCATACTTCCCATAGCCACCTTTTCCGCGCACGCATGAAAAGGGATGCCAAAAGGTTTGCTAGCCTCACACGGCGCCTCCTCAACTACTCAGACTCAGAGTTAGAGTCGTTGGATTTTGGGTCGGGGGTGGTGTCAGGTATGGAGCAAGGGAGTGGAGAATACTTCGTGAGGATCGGAGTGGGTAGCCCACCACGAAGCCAATACATGGTGATTGACTCCGGCAGTGACATCGTGTGGGTTCAGTGCCAGCCTTGCACCCATTGTTACCACCAGTCCGACCCCATCTTTGACCCCGCCCGCTCTGCTTCGTATTCTGGCGTCTCCTGTGCCTCCTCCCTCTGCGGCAGCCTCCAGAACCCCGGTTGCCACTCCGGTCGATGCCTCTACAAGGCCTCCTACGGCGACGGATCCTACACCCAGGGCACGCTTGCCCTCGAAACTCTTACCTTGGGACGCGCCCTCGTCCGAAACGTCGCCATCGGCTGCGGCCACATGAATCGCGGCATGTTTGTGGGAGCTGCTGGTCTCTTGGGCCTTGGAGGTGGGGCCATGTCATTTGTTGGTCAGCTCGCCGGCCTGACCGGAGGTGCCTTCACTTATTGTTTGGTCAGCCGTGGCGGCCGCTCTGGTACTACAAGTACTAACGCAgtcggcggaggaggaggagggtccCTGGAGTTCGGTCGTGGGGCGATGCCCGTGGGTGCTGCATGGGTCCCGCTGATCCGGAACCCGCGGGCCCCGAGTTTGTATTTTGTGGGGCTGGCGGGCCTTGGAGTTGGAGGGATGCGGGTGCCCATATCCGGAGACGTATTCCGGCAAACCGAGATGGGGTACGGAGGGGTTGTGATGGACACGGGCACCGCCGTGACAAGGTTCCCGACGTTGGCTTACGAGGCCTTCCGCGATACCTTTCTTCAGCAGACGGCCAGCCTCCCTCGGCTGTCGTCGGGAGTGTCCATCTTTGACACATGCTATGACCTGAACGGCTTCGTGTCGGTTCGGGTGCCGACCGTGTCGTTTTATTTTTCGGGTGGGCCCATCCTGACGCTTCCGGCGAGCAATTTTCTGATTCCGGTGGACGAGAAGGGGACTTTTTGCTTTGCATTTGCTCCTTCGGCCTCCGGACTTTCCATAATAGGCAACATCCAGCAAGAGGGCATCCAAATCTCATTTGATGGAGCCAATGGTTTTGTGGGTTTTGGACCCAATGTCTGCTGA
- the LOC137737447 gene encoding helicase-like transcription factor CHR28 isoform X1: MHMFGHADHLYDFFDSTWRYGWIGSLISKNCTDVIGLPAWNSLSKLVEERETQFSTFMDQREFIDISSSDSELEIEEREYGNSRVLPSSLSGPSSNPRSRDYSGQFRKMPSPRRAYASNGNSPNVNQHTQVKQNFNPSSSDDIRTSNRHAARAHNDNVERPQSNHSQSSNISLKDYEAQKRTLPQSMQLSGPSTYASNGKGLMRDYSSRGYDNEFIRSESSGSRGQPPSFMHGKSFSASQFASSSDPAYHSGTGDERVAGSDERLIYQAALEDLNQPKVEATLPDGLLSVPLLRHQKIALAWMLQKETRSLHCLGGILADDQGLGKTISMIALIQMQKYLDSKSKSRDLGNQKTEALNLDDDEDNPNGGLDKLNKTEAPDHLRSTPEVSTSSRSIRKQRPAAGTLVVCPASVLRQWARELDEKVVEEAKLRVLIYHGGSRTKVPEELASYDVVLTTYAIVTNEVPKQPLVDDDEPDDKIEETYGINSDFSSNKKRKKASIINKKGKRGKKGIDSSSIDCGSGALAKVGWFRVILDEAQTIKNHRTQVARACCSLRAKRRWCLSGTPIQNTIDDLYSYFRFLRYDPYAVYKSFYSTIKVPISRNSIQGYKKLQAVLRAIMLRRTKGTLIDGQPIIELPPKTINLSKVEFSSEERAFYTKLEADSRTKFKAYAAAGTVNQNYANILLMLLRLRQACDHPQLVKAYDSDCVGKDSVQMARRLPKDMISHLLHLLETSLAICRVCKDPPEDPVVTMCGHVFCYQCVSEYLTGDDNTCPAAECKEQVGSDVVFSKSTLISCFSNNLDGTPTNSELGEKSIVLQNEYSSSKVRAIIEILLSHLEHNSAGSNGDPAFGTEITDSRYSGVSSSPNSGPIKTIIFSQWTGMLDLVETSLNEYCIQYRRLDGTMSLASRDRGVKDFNTDPEITVMLMSLKAGNLGLNMVAACHVILLDLWWNPTTEDQAIDRAHRIGQTRPVTVTRLTIKDTVEDRILALQEEKRKMVASAFGEDHGGGSATRLTVEDLRYLFMV; encoded by the exons ATGCACATGTTTGGTCATGCGGATCATCTTTATGACTTCTTTGATTCAACTTGGAGATATGGATGGATTGGCAGTTTAATCTCAAAAAACTGCACGGATGTG ATTGGCTTACCTGCGTGGAACTCACTTTCTAAGTTGGTTGAAGAAAGGGAAACTCAATTTTCAACCTTCATGGATCAAAGGGAATTTATAGATATTAGTTCATCAGATAGTGAATTAGAGATAGAAGAAAGGGAATATGGCAACAGCAGAGTTCTTCCAAGTTCGCTTTCTGGACCTAGCTCAAATCCAAGGAGTAGAG ATTATTCTGGGCAGTTTAGAAAGATGCCTTCTCCTAGAAGAGCATATGCTTCTAATGGCAACTCTCCTAATGTTAATCAGCACACACAGGTGAAACAGAATTTTAATCCCAGTTCAAGTGATGATATAAGAACCTCAAATCGACATGCTGCTCGAGCACATAATGATAATGTGGAACGGCCTCAAAGTAATCATTCACAAAGTTCTAATATTTCTCTTAAGGACTATGAGGCTCAGAAGAGGACCCTTCCACAATCTATGCAGCTATCGGGACCAAGTACTTATGCAAGCAATGGCAAGGGCCTTATGAGAGACTATTCTAGTAGGGGCTATGACAACGAATTTATTAGGTCTGAAAGCAGTGGGAGTAGGGGCCAGCCTCCCTCTTTCATGCATGGAAAATCATTTTCTGCTTCACAGTTTGCGAGTTCAAGTGACCCTGCATACCATTCTGGGACAGGTGACGAAAGGGTTGCTGGCAGTGATGAGAGACTGATATATCAAGCAGCATTAGAG GATCTCAATCAACCAAAAGTTGAAGCTACTTTACCTGATGGTCTTCTGTCGGTCCCTCTTCTACGACATCag AAAATTGCTCTGGCATGGATGCTTCAAAAGGAAACTAGAAGTCTGCATTGTCTGGGTGGAATCTTAGCAGATGATCAG GGCCTTGGTAAGACCATTTCAATGATTGCCCTTATACAAATGCAGAAGTATTTGGATTCAAAGTCAAAATCTAGAGATTTAGGCAATCAGAAAACTGAGGCTTTAAATTTGGATGACGATGAGGACAATCCCAACGGTGGTTTGGATAAATTGAATAAAACTGAGGCACCTGATCATCTTCGATCAACTCCAGAAGTTAGTACATCTTCACGATCAATCAGAAAGCAGAGGCCAGCAGCAGGTACATTGGTTGTGTGTCCAGCAAGTGTTCTTCGACAGTGGGCTAGGGAGCTGGATGAAAAGGTTGTAGAGGAAGCAAAGCTGCGTGTTCTTATTTATCATGGAGGCAGCCGGACGAAGGTTCCTGAAGAACTGGCTAGCTATGATGTGGTTCTCACAACATATGCTATTGTAACCAATGAAGTCCCAAAACAACCTTTAGTTGATGATGATGAACCTGATGACAAAATTGAGGAAACTTATGGAATAAATTCTGATTTTTCAAGTaataagaagagaaaaaaggCTTCGATTATTAATAAGAAGGGAAAGAGGGGCAAAAAGGGAATTGATAGTTCCTCTATTGATTGTGGTTCTGGGGCACTTGCAAAAGTGGGTTGGTTTAGGGTGATACTAGATGAAGCTCAGACGATTAAGAATCACAGAACTCAAGTGGCTAGAGCATGTTGTAGCCTTCGAGCAAAAAGAAGGTGGTGTTTGTCTGGTACTCCTATACAAAATACAATTGATGACTTATACAGTTACTTCAGATTTCTTAGATATGACCCCTATGCTGTATATAAGTCATTTTACAGTACCATTAAGGTTCCAATATCAAGAAACTCAATCCAAGGTTACAAGAAGCTCCAGGCAGTTCTGAGGGCTATAATGTTGCGTCGAACAAAAG GAACATTGATCGATGGGCAACCTATAATTGAATTACCACCAAAAACAATAAACTTGAGTAAAGTGGAGTTCTCGTCTGAGGAGCGGGCATTTTATACCAAGCTAGAAGCCGATTCACGCACTAAGTTCAAG GCATATGCCGCTGCTGGCACAGTAAATCAAAATTATGCAAATATTCTTTTGATGCTTTTGCGCCTCCGGCAAGCTTGTGACCACCCTCAGCTTGTTAAAGCGTATGACTCAGACTGTGTTGGGAAAGATTCTGTGCAAATGGCAAGGCGACTCCCAAAGGATATGATATCCCATCTTTTGCATCTTCTGGAAACTTCATTGGCTATTTGTCGTGTATGCAAA GATCCACCTGAAGACCCTGTTGTTACTATGTGTGGCCATGTATTCTGTTATCAGTGTGTTTCAGAATATTTGACGGGTGATGACAATACATGCCCTGCTGCTGAATGTAAAGAACAAGTTGGTTCTGATGTTGTTTTCTCCAAATCCACTCTCATAAGTTGCTTCTCCAATAATCTTGATGGTACTCCGACGAATTCTGAGTTGGGCGAGAAATCAATAGTGTTACAGAATGAGTATAGTTCATCTAAAGTCAGAGCTATTATTGAGATTTTGCTTTCACATTTGGAACATAACTCTGCTGGAAGCAATGGAGACCCTGCTTTTGGAACTGAAATCACAGATAGTAGATATTCTGGCGTTTCAAGCTCACCAAATAGTGGACCAATAAAAACGATTATTTTTTCCCAGTGGACTGGCATGTTGGATTTAGTGGAAACATCATTGAATGAGTATTGTATTCAGTACAGAAGGCTTGATGGGACAATGAGTCTGGCATCAAGAGACAGGGGTGTCAAAGATTTTAACACTGATCCTGAG ATCACTGTTATGCTCATGTCACTAAAGGCTGGAAACCTTGGTCTAAACATGGTTGCTGCATGTCATGTTATCCTTTTGGACCTGTGGTGGAATCCAACCACTGAAGATCAAGCTATTGATCGGGCACATAGAATTGGACAGACCCGACCTGTTACTGTGACACGTCTCACGATTAAGGATACAGTGGAGGACAGGATATTAGCTTTACAG gaagaaaagagaaaaatggtggCATCTGCTTTTGGTGAAGATCATGGTGGGGGCTCTGCTACACGTCTGACTGTTGAGGATCTGAGATACCTATTTATGGTCTAA
- the LOC137737286 gene encoding probable protein arginine N-methyltransferase 6 isoform X1, translating into MNSTPAYSNGYQQQQQQPHGMSQRDRVRRGTRARSRELRDNFGSGGNFGGLRVSEHNKQQQQQQGAPCTDFDMAYFHSYAHVGIHEEMIKDRVRTESYRAAIMQHQSSIAGKVVVDVGCGTGILSIFCAQAGAKRVYAVDASDIAVQANEVVKANNLSETVIVLHGRVEDVNIDEEVDVIISEWMGYMLLYESMLGSVITARDRWLKPGGLILPSSATLYMAPITHSDRYSESIDFWRNVYGIDMSAMLPLAKQCAFEEPSVETIVGENVLTWPHVVKHVDCHTVTHHELESVTANYKFKSMMRAPLHGFAFWFDVEFSGPTLAPTNNQAPSLLFNNLPVEGQQRKKRANPNEALVLSTAPEDPPTHWQQTVLYFYEPIELEQDQLIEGSVTLSQSKENRRFMNIHLEYASGGRSFVKESVMRP; encoded by the exons ATGAACTCGACCCCGGCTTACAGTAACGGctaccagcagcagcagcaacaaccaCACGGGATGAGCCAGAGGGATAGAGTTCGCCGGGGAACACGTGCGAGGTCACGTGAGCTCAGAGACAACTTCGGCAGTGGTGGTAATTTTGGCGGGCTTAGGGTTTCTGAGCACAAtaagcagcagcaacaacaacaggGAGCGCCTTGTACGGACTTCGACATGGCCTATTTCCACTCCTACGCGCACGTCGGCATCCACGAAGAAATGATAAAG GACCGTGTACGCACTGAATCTTATAGGGCGGCAATCATGCAGCACCAGAGCTCTATAGCAGGCAAA GTTGTAGTGGATGTTGGCTGCGGCACAGGAATTCTTTCTATATTTTGTGCTCAGGCTGGTGCAAAACGT GTATATGCTGTTGATGCAAGTGACATTGCAGTGCAG GCAAATGAAGTTGTGAAAGCAAACAATCTATCTGAAACTGTCATCGTACTACATGGGCGAGTTGAG GATGTCAATATTGATGAGGAGGTTGATGTTATAATTTCAGAATGGATGGGCTACATGCTTCTGTATGAG AGTATGCTGGGAAGTGTGATCACAGCAAGAGATCGCTGGCTAAAACCTGGAGGTCTAATACTTCCTTCAAGTGCAACG TTGTACATGGCACCTATCACACATTCTGATAGATACAGTGAAAGCATAGATTTCTGGCGCAATGTTTATGGAATTGACA TGTCTGCCATGTTGCCATTGGCAAAACAATGTGCATTTGAAGAGCCATCTGTTGAGACGATTGTGGGTGAGAATGTTTTGACATGGCCACATGTG GTTAAGCATGTGGATTGCCATACAGTTACACATCATGAGTTAGAATCTGTTACGGCAAACTACAAGTTCAAGTCAATGATGCgag CTCCACTACATGGGTTTGCATTTTGGTTTGATGTCGAATTCAGTGGACCTACATTGGCTCCTACAAATAATCAGGCACCATCCTTGCTTTTTAACAATCTTCCAGTGGAGGGTCAGCAGAGGAAGAAACGAGCAAATCCCAACGAAGCATTGGTTCTGTCCACTGCACCTGAGGACCCTCCAACGCATTGGCAACAG ACTGTGCTGTACTTCTATGAGCCAATTGAGCTGGAACAAGATCAACTCATTGAAGGTTCTGTAACACTATCACAAAGCAAGGAAAACCGTCGATTCATGAATATCCACCTTGAATATGC CTCAGGTGGAAGATCCTTTGTAAAAGAGTCTGTAATGAG ACCTTGA
- the LOC137737447 gene encoding helicase-like transcription factor CHR28 isoform X2, which translates to MHMFGHADHLYDFFDSTWRYGWIGSLISKNCTDVIGLPAWNSLSKLVEERETQFSTFMDQREFIDISSSDSELEIEEREYGNSRVLPSSLSGPSSNPRSRDYSGQFRKMPSPRRAYASNGNSPNVNQHTQDYEAQKRTLPQSMQLSGPSTYASNGKGLMRDYSSRGYDNEFIRSESSGSRGQPPSFMHGKSFSASQFASSSDPAYHSGTGDERVAGSDERLIYQAALEDLNQPKVEATLPDGLLSVPLLRHQKIALAWMLQKETRSLHCLGGILADDQGLGKTISMIALIQMQKYLDSKSKSRDLGNQKTEALNLDDDEDNPNGGLDKLNKTEAPDHLRSTPEVSTSSRSIRKQRPAAGTLVVCPASVLRQWARELDEKVVEEAKLRVLIYHGGSRTKVPEELASYDVVLTTYAIVTNEVPKQPLVDDDEPDDKIEETYGINSDFSSNKKRKKASIINKKGKRGKKGIDSSSIDCGSGALAKVGWFRVILDEAQTIKNHRTQVARACCSLRAKRRWCLSGTPIQNTIDDLYSYFRFLRYDPYAVYKSFYSTIKVPISRNSIQGYKKLQAVLRAIMLRRTKGTLIDGQPIIELPPKTINLSKVEFSSEERAFYTKLEADSRTKFKAYAAAGTVNQNYANILLMLLRLRQACDHPQLVKAYDSDCVGKDSVQMARRLPKDMISHLLHLLETSLAICRVCKDPPEDPVVTMCGHVFCYQCVSEYLTGDDNTCPAAECKEQVGSDVVFSKSTLISCFSNNLDGTPTNSELGEKSIVLQNEYSSSKVRAIIEILLSHLEHNSAGSNGDPAFGTEITDSRYSGVSSSPNSGPIKTIIFSQWTGMLDLVETSLNEYCIQYRRLDGTMSLASRDRGVKDFNTDPEITVMLMSLKAGNLGLNMVAACHVILLDLWWNPTTEDQAIDRAHRIGQTRPVTVTRLTIKDTVEDRILALQEEKRKMVASAFGEDHGGGSATRLTVEDLRYLFMV; encoded by the exons ATGCACATGTTTGGTCATGCGGATCATCTTTATGACTTCTTTGATTCAACTTGGAGATATGGATGGATTGGCAGTTTAATCTCAAAAAACTGCACGGATGTG ATTGGCTTACCTGCGTGGAACTCACTTTCTAAGTTGGTTGAAGAAAGGGAAACTCAATTTTCAACCTTCATGGATCAAAGGGAATTTATAGATATTAGTTCATCAGATAGTGAATTAGAGATAGAAGAAAGGGAATATGGCAACAGCAGAGTTCTTCCAAGTTCGCTTTCTGGACCTAGCTCAAATCCAAGGAGTAGAG ATTATTCTGGGCAGTTTAGAAAGATGCCTTCTCCTAGAAGAGCATATGCTTCTAATGGCAACTCTCCTAATGTTAATCAGCACACACAG GACTATGAGGCTCAGAAGAGGACCCTTCCACAATCTATGCAGCTATCGGGACCAAGTACTTATGCAAGCAATGGCAAGGGCCTTATGAGAGACTATTCTAGTAGGGGCTATGACAACGAATTTATTAGGTCTGAAAGCAGTGGGAGTAGGGGCCAGCCTCCCTCTTTCATGCATGGAAAATCATTTTCTGCTTCACAGTTTGCGAGTTCAAGTGACCCTGCATACCATTCTGGGACAGGTGACGAAAGGGTTGCTGGCAGTGATGAGAGACTGATATATCAAGCAGCATTAGAG GATCTCAATCAACCAAAAGTTGAAGCTACTTTACCTGATGGTCTTCTGTCGGTCCCTCTTCTACGACATCag AAAATTGCTCTGGCATGGATGCTTCAAAAGGAAACTAGAAGTCTGCATTGTCTGGGTGGAATCTTAGCAGATGATCAG GGCCTTGGTAAGACCATTTCAATGATTGCCCTTATACAAATGCAGAAGTATTTGGATTCAAAGTCAAAATCTAGAGATTTAGGCAATCAGAAAACTGAGGCTTTAAATTTGGATGACGATGAGGACAATCCCAACGGTGGTTTGGATAAATTGAATAAAACTGAGGCACCTGATCATCTTCGATCAACTCCAGAAGTTAGTACATCTTCACGATCAATCAGAAAGCAGAGGCCAGCAGCAGGTACATTGGTTGTGTGTCCAGCAAGTGTTCTTCGACAGTGGGCTAGGGAGCTGGATGAAAAGGTTGTAGAGGAAGCAAAGCTGCGTGTTCTTATTTATCATGGAGGCAGCCGGACGAAGGTTCCTGAAGAACTGGCTAGCTATGATGTGGTTCTCACAACATATGCTATTGTAACCAATGAAGTCCCAAAACAACCTTTAGTTGATGATGATGAACCTGATGACAAAATTGAGGAAACTTATGGAATAAATTCTGATTTTTCAAGTaataagaagagaaaaaaggCTTCGATTATTAATAAGAAGGGAAAGAGGGGCAAAAAGGGAATTGATAGTTCCTCTATTGATTGTGGTTCTGGGGCACTTGCAAAAGTGGGTTGGTTTAGGGTGATACTAGATGAAGCTCAGACGATTAAGAATCACAGAACTCAAGTGGCTAGAGCATGTTGTAGCCTTCGAGCAAAAAGAAGGTGGTGTTTGTCTGGTACTCCTATACAAAATACAATTGATGACTTATACAGTTACTTCAGATTTCTTAGATATGACCCCTATGCTGTATATAAGTCATTTTACAGTACCATTAAGGTTCCAATATCAAGAAACTCAATCCAAGGTTACAAGAAGCTCCAGGCAGTTCTGAGGGCTATAATGTTGCGTCGAACAAAAG GAACATTGATCGATGGGCAACCTATAATTGAATTACCACCAAAAACAATAAACTTGAGTAAAGTGGAGTTCTCGTCTGAGGAGCGGGCATTTTATACCAAGCTAGAAGCCGATTCACGCACTAAGTTCAAG GCATATGCCGCTGCTGGCACAGTAAATCAAAATTATGCAAATATTCTTTTGATGCTTTTGCGCCTCCGGCAAGCTTGTGACCACCCTCAGCTTGTTAAAGCGTATGACTCAGACTGTGTTGGGAAAGATTCTGTGCAAATGGCAAGGCGACTCCCAAAGGATATGATATCCCATCTTTTGCATCTTCTGGAAACTTCATTGGCTATTTGTCGTGTATGCAAA GATCCACCTGAAGACCCTGTTGTTACTATGTGTGGCCATGTATTCTGTTATCAGTGTGTTTCAGAATATTTGACGGGTGATGACAATACATGCCCTGCTGCTGAATGTAAAGAACAAGTTGGTTCTGATGTTGTTTTCTCCAAATCCACTCTCATAAGTTGCTTCTCCAATAATCTTGATGGTACTCCGACGAATTCTGAGTTGGGCGAGAAATCAATAGTGTTACAGAATGAGTATAGTTCATCTAAAGTCAGAGCTATTATTGAGATTTTGCTTTCACATTTGGAACATAACTCTGCTGGAAGCAATGGAGACCCTGCTTTTGGAACTGAAATCACAGATAGTAGATATTCTGGCGTTTCAAGCTCACCAAATAGTGGACCAATAAAAACGATTATTTTTTCCCAGTGGACTGGCATGTTGGATTTAGTGGAAACATCATTGAATGAGTATTGTATTCAGTACAGAAGGCTTGATGGGACAATGAGTCTGGCATCAAGAGACAGGGGTGTCAAAGATTTTAACACTGATCCTGAG ATCACTGTTATGCTCATGTCACTAAAGGCTGGAAACCTTGGTCTAAACATGGTTGCTGCATGTCATGTTATCCTTTTGGACCTGTGGTGGAATCCAACCACTGAAGATCAAGCTATTGATCGGGCACATAGAATTGGACAGACCCGACCTGTTACTGTGACACGTCTCACGATTAAGGATACAGTGGAGGACAGGATATTAGCTTTACAG gaagaaaagagaaaaatggtggCATCTGCTTTTGGTGAAGATCATGGTGGGGGCTCTGCTACACGTCTGACTGTTGAGGATCTGAGATACCTATTTATGGTCTAA
- the LOC137737286 gene encoding probable protein arginine N-methyltransferase 6 isoform X2 has protein sequence MNSTPAYSNGYQQQQQQPHGMSQRDRVRRGTRARSRELRDNFGSGGNFGGLRVSEHNKQQQQQQGAPCTDFDMAYFHSYAHVGIHEEMIKDRVRTESYRAAIMQHQSSIAGKVVVDVGCGTGILSIFCAQAGAKRVYAVDASDIAVQANEVVKANNLSETVIVLHGRVEDVNIDEEVDVIISEWMGYMLLYESMLGSVITARDRWLKPGGLILPSSATLYMAPITHSDRYSESIDFWRNVYGIDMSAMLPLAKQCAFEEPSVETIVGENVLTWPHVVKHVDCHTVTHHELESVTANYKFKSMMRAPLHGFAFWFDVEFSGPTLAPTNNQAPSLLFNNLPVEGQQRKKRANPNEALVLSTAPEDPPTHWQQTVLYFYEPIELEQDQLIEGSVTLSQSKENRRFMNIHLEYASGGRSFVKESVMR, from the exons ATGAACTCGACCCCGGCTTACAGTAACGGctaccagcagcagcagcaacaaccaCACGGGATGAGCCAGAGGGATAGAGTTCGCCGGGGAACACGTGCGAGGTCACGTGAGCTCAGAGACAACTTCGGCAGTGGTGGTAATTTTGGCGGGCTTAGGGTTTCTGAGCACAAtaagcagcagcaacaacaacaggGAGCGCCTTGTACGGACTTCGACATGGCCTATTTCCACTCCTACGCGCACGTCGGCATCCACGAAGAAATGATAAAG GACCGTGTACGCACTGAATCTTATAGGGCGGCAATCATGCAGCACCAGAGCTCTATAGCAGGCAAA GTTGTAGTGGATGTTGGCTGCGGCACAGGAATTCTTTCTATATTTTGTGCTCAGGCTGGTGCAAAACGT GTATATGCTGTTGATGCAAGTGACATTGCAGTGCAG GCAAATGAAGTTGTGAAAGCAAACAATCTATCTGAAACTGTCATCGTACTACATGGGCGAGTTGAG GATGTCAATATTGATGAGGAGGTTGATGTTATAATTTCAGAATGGATGGGCTACATGCTTCTGTATGAG AGTATGCTGGGAAGTGTGATCACAGCAAGAGATCGCTGGCTAAAACCTGGAGGTCTAATACTTCCTTCAAGTGCAACG TTGTACATGGCACCTATCACACATTCTGATAGATACAGTGAAAGCATAGATTTCTGGCGCAATGTTTATGGAATTGACA TGTCTGCCATGTTGCCATTGGCAAAACAATGTGCATTTGAAGAGCCATCTGTTGAGACGATTGTGGGTGAGAATGTTTTGACATGGCCACATGTG GTTAAGCATGTGGATTGCCATACAGTTACACATCATGAGTTAGAATCTGTTACGGCAAACTACAAGTTCAAGTCAATGATGCgag CTCCACTACATGGGTTTGCATTTTGGTTTGATGTCGAATTCAGTGGACCTACATTGGCTCCTACAAATAATCAGGCACCATCCTTGCTTTTTAACAATCTTCCAGTGGAGGGTCAGCAGAGGAAGAAACGAGCAAATCCCAACGAAGCATTGGTTCTGTCCACTGCACCTGAGGACCCTCCAACGCATTGGCAACAG ACTGTGCTGTACTTCTATGAGCCAATTGAGCTGGAACAAGATCAACTCATTGAAGGTTCTGTAACACTATCACAAAGCAAGGAAAACCGTCGATTCATGAATATCCACCTTGAATATGC CTCAGGTGGAAGATCCTTTGTAAAAGAGTCTGTAATGAGGTGA